The Psychrobacter raelei genome contains the following window.
TCAGATGTAGTCAAAAGCCTCTGATACCACTATGCTAGCTCGCCTACTGTGCCTCTGCTTTAAAAAATAAGCCACACATCTTGCCTGCGTCTGCTATTGGTTCATTGACAGGCCTACTCTACCACTGAATAACCTATGACCAAATATGGTGTCTTAGATATGACTGCTCCTGTAACCCAGCTGTTACCTATATTAGATAAAACTCAATCAGTAACCCGTTTATCAACGGCTAAATCTCTATTTTTAGGCTCTAGTATGCTGCTGCTATCTAGTGCCTCATTAGCAGCGACGGCTCCGGTACCCCCACCTGAAATGGACAACACCGCCTATATCTTGATGGACTATGATACGGGAGTCATTTTGGCAGAAAAAAATGCCGACCAGCCACTTCCTCCAGCGTCACTTACCAAAATGATGACCAGTCACATCATTGAAAAGAAGCTGATGTCGGGTGAAATGAAAGAGACTGACCCCGTATTAATGACAGAAAGCGCCTGGTGTCGCGGTACCAGCGATCAGTCTTGTATGTATGTGCCGGTCAATAAAAGCGCCCCGGCTATTGATATGCTACGCGGTATTATTATCCAGTCAGGTAACGATGCCTCAAAGGCTATGGCTGAGCACATTGCTGGTAGCGAAAGTGCGTTCGCTCAAATCATGAACGCAGAAGCCAAAGCCTTAGGCATGACCAACACCCATTTTGTCAACGCCACCGGTATGCCAGATGAAGGTCACAGAGCTTCTGCACGCGACTTGGCCATATTATCACGCGCTATTATCAAGCAAGGTGGTGATTACTATAAGCTTTACTCTGAAAAAGAGTTCACTTATAACAACATCACTCAAGGTAACCGTAACGCCCTATTGCGTACCGACCCCACTGTTGATGGCCTAAAAACGGGGCATACCGATGCTGCTGGCTACTGTTTAGCCGCGTCAAGTAAGCGTAATGACATGCGTCTAATTTCTGTCATTATGGGCAGCAAAAGCATGCAGGCACGTGCCGATCAGTCACGTGAATTATTAAACTGGGGCTTTGGTCACTTCGACACTAAAGTCGTTGCACCTGCCAATCAGTTTGTAGACTCAGTGCCTGTTTATTTTGGCAAGCAAGATTCAGTAAAAGCAGCCACTGGTGAAGCATTAAAAGTATTAATCGCTAAGACCCAGACGGATAAAATCAGCACTGTGGTAAACATCTCAGATAAAGTAGAAGCCCCCATCAAAAAAGGCCAAGAGATCGGCCGCATGATGGCAGTAGTAGATGGAAAGTCTGTGGCCTCTGTGCCTATCGTTGCCACTGAAGATGTGGAACAAGCTGGTATCTTTAAGCGTGCTTGGCAGCATGTGGTAAAATGGTTTAGCAACTTATTCTAACGCGAGATAGAGCGTAACGCACAAAAAAGGGGCGGTCTATGACCGCCCCTTTTTTTATACTTTAAAGCTCAAGGGTGCTACTTTTTATGCGAGCCTTTTTTGTACTTCATGTTGCGGCGCTTTTGGCGGGCTTCGGAGACCCCAGGTCTTAGCTTCTTAGATGAAGTGGTCTTCTTGCCAGCATAAGGGTTGGTATTAAGCTTGAATTCAACCTTTAATGGCGTGCCCTCTAGGTTAAACACCTTACGAAACTCATTTTCTAAATAACGCTGATAGCTTTTAGGCAGGGAGCCTGTCTGATTACCATGGATAACGATAATCGGTGGATTATGACCACCCAAATGCGCATAACGTAGCTTAATACGGCGCCCACCTGACATAGGTGGCGGGTTTGCGGCCACAGCATCTTCTAGAATCTGAGTCAAACGATTGGTCGATACTTTGAACATCGATGAGGCATAAGCTTTATGAATCGATGGATATAGGTTACCGACGTTGGTACCATGTAGCGCTGAGATGAAGTGTACTTTGACATACGGAATGAAGTTAAATCGGCGATCAAGCTCGATGCGTATCATCTCTTTTTTGTCTTCTGATAGCCCATCCCATTTGTTAATTGCCACCACCATAGCCCGGCCAGCATCTAGCGCATAACCCAGCATATGTAAATCTTGATCGACAATACCTTCTTGGGCATCAATGACAGCGACGACCACGTTGGCATCTTTAATGGCTTGTAGGGCTTTAATTACTGAGAATTTTTCAACTTTTTCATCAATACGGCCACGGCGACGTACACCGGCAGTATCAATAAGTACGTAGTTTTTGCCATTGCGCTCAAAGGGGATATAAATACTGTCACGGGTGGTGCCTGGCATGTCATACACCACAACACGCTCTTCACCAAGCATGCGGTTAACCAGCGTGGATTTACCCACGTTCGGGCGACCGATAATTGCAAGCTTCAGCCCCCCTTGATCTTCTTCTTCCACATCCTCTGGCATATCGGCAGTTAAGTCATCAAGTAAGTTGGCAATACCTCGGCCATGACTGGCTGTCATAGGGTATGGCTCACCCAATCCTAATGCATAAAACTCAGCGGGCGCAGCATCATGGACGCCATCAATTTTGTTGGCCACCAGGTATACCGGCTTGCCTAAGGTATGCAGCATTTTACCAATTTCAGCATCAGCGCCAATCATACCGGCACGAGCATCAACCACAAACACGAGAATATCTGCTTCATGGATGGCGGTATGCGATTGTGCGGACATATAGTCATCAATACTACCGCGGCCATCATCAGCCTCGCCAATACCGCCGGTATCAATCACAACAAAAGACTTATTGTTATACGTGGCATCACCATACTGTCTATCACGGGTGAGTCCGGACAGATCAGCGACTAAGGCTTG
Protein-coding sequences here:
- a CDS encoding D-alanyl-D-alanine carboxypeptidase family protein, translating into MLLLSSASLAATAPVPPPEMDNTAYILMDYDTGVILAEKNADQPLPPASLTKMMTSHIIEKKLMSGEMKETDPVLMTESAWCRGTSDQSCMYVPVNKSAPAIDMLRGIIIQSGNDASKAMAEHIAGSESAFAQIMNAEAKALGMTNTHFVNATGMPDEGHRASARDLAILSRAIIKQGGDYYKLYSEKEFTYNNITQGNRNALLRTDPTVDGLKTGHTDAAGYCLAASSKRNDMRLISVIMGSKSMQARADQSRELLNWGFGHFDTKVVAPANQFVDSVPVYFGKQDSVKAATGEALKVLIAKTQTDKISTVVNISDKVEAPIKKGQEIGRMMAVVDGKSVASVPIVATEDVEQAGIFKRAWQHVVKWFSNLF
- the der gene encoding ribosome biogenesis GTPase Der — its product is MSMKPVVALIGRPNVGKSTIFNQMTKTRQALVADLSGLTRDRQYGDATYNNKSFVVIDTGGIGEADDGRGSIDDYMSAQSHTAIHEADILVFVVDARAGMIGADAEIGKMLHTLGKPVYLVANKIDGVHDAAPAEFYALGLGEPYPMTASHGRGIANLLDDLTADMPEDVEEEDQGGLKLAIIGRPNVGKSTLVNRMLGEERVVVYDMPGTTRDSIYIPFERNGKNYVLIDTAGVRRRGRIDEKVEKFSVIKALQAIKDANVVVAVIDAQEGIVDQDLHMLGYALDAGRAMVVAINKWDGLSEDKKEMIRIELDRRFNFIPYVKVHFISALHGTNVGNLYPSIHKAYASSMFKVSTNRLTQILEDAVAANPPPMSGGRRIKLRYAHLGGHNPPIIVIHGNQTGSLPKSYQRYLENEFRKVFNLEGTPLKVEFKLNTNPYAGKKTTSSKKLRPGVSEARQKRRNMKYKKGSHKK